In the Streptomyces sp. SJL17-4 genome, GGTAGAGGTCCTGGTAGTCCGACATCGCGTTGGTGATCGCCCAGGCCACCGGTCCGGTGTGGCCGAAGTGGGCGAGTCCGGGGATGCCGGGCACGGCGATGCCCACCACGTCGTACGCGGGGCAGGCGAGCCGGATCTGCTGGTAGACGCCGGGCGCCTCGATGAAGCGGTGCGGGTCGCCGGCCACCAGGGCCGCCCCGCTCGCGGTCCGTCCGCCCGCGACCAGCCAGCCGTTGGAGCCCGAGGTCCCCGGCCCGTCGGTCGCGAAGAGCTCCGTCCACTCCTCGCCGAGCCGCCGGGCGACCTCCTCGCGCCACAGCTTGGTGGGGAAGCCGGCGAACAGGATGTGGGTCGTCAGCCAGACGGCGAGCGGGGTCCACGGCTCCCACCGGCCCGGCGCGAGGCCGGTCTCGGTGAACTCGGGCGCCCGCCCGGCCCCTTCCGCCAGCCCGTCGTTGACGCCGTCCACGTACGCGCGTACCCACGCCGCCGTCCGCGCGTCGTCGCGCTCCAGCCGCTCGAAGCAGCGGCGGGCGGTGTCGGCGAGCCGGGCGCGCCGGGCGAAGGTGTCCCAGCCGAGCTCGGCGGCGCCGAGGAAGGCGGCTGTGGTGCCCTGGGCGCGGTGCCGCTCGACCTCCAGCTGCCAGGCCCGGTCGCGGGCGGTGACCCGGCCCTGCGCGAAGGCGAGTTCGTCCTGGTCCGCGGCGCGCAGATGGGGGACGCCCCACGCGTCCCGGTAGACCTCGATGCTCACGGAGACCCCGATCCCGTCCATGTCGTCTGCGATTTTCTTAGGTTAGGCTGACCTAAATTAATCTACAGGAGTTCAGGGGAGGGGATTGCGGTGGGTCACGGTTGGCAGGGTGCCGTTCTCAAGCTGATGCGGGGCAAGGACTTCACGTTCACCGTGACGGGGGCCGAGCAGGTCACCGAGGACTACCGCAGGGTGCACTTCACGGACGGCGGACTGCTCGCCGCCGCCGGGGTCCACCCCACGATGTGGGTCCGGATCTGGTTCGAGAACGCGGGCAAGCCGCACCAGCGCGCGTACACCCTGGTCGACCCCGACCAGGAGGGCGGCACCTTCAGTCTGGAGTTCGCCCTCCACGACGGCGTCGCCAGCCGCTGGGCCCGCACCTGCGCCCCGGGCGACACCGTCGAGGCGACCCTCCAGGGGACCGGCTTCGACGCCCCGGAGCCGCGCCCCGGACGGCTCCTCGTGGTCGGCGATCCGGCCTCGCTGCCCGCCGTCAACTCCCTGCTCGACGCGCTCCCGGGAGTCCCCGCCACCGTCTGGTTCGAGACCCAGCACGCCTCCGACGAGGAGCTCCCGGTCCGGCTCGACCCCGAGCACCACGAACTGCGCCGGGTGCCGCGCCGGAACGACGGGGCCGACCTCGTCGCCCGCGTGAAGGCCGAGCTCCCCGGACTCGCGGACTCCGACCCGTACGTCTGGATCGCCTGCGACACCGCGACCACCCGGACCCTCGCCACGTACGCGCGCAAGGAACTCGCCCTCCCCAAGGAGCGCGTCCACGCGCTCGGGTACTGGCGCGCGAGCTGACCGTCCTCTCCTGATGCGCCGGGTTGACGATCCGTTACCCCGGCGCTCGGCGGCTCGTTCACACCTTTCCCATGGGACCCGCTGTGACGCCCTGTGTGTCCACGCGTGCGAAAGACGCGGGACACCCGGGAACGGTTGTGTCGAAAAAAATCGAATATGAACACGGAAACCCCCCTTTGGAGTGAACTCACGTCAGGCGACTGTCGGTTCACTCTCCGTGCGTAAAGATTCCGGTGTCTCAAGTCGCCGAGGCCGCGCCGACCCACCGTCCCCGTGGTGAGCGGCCGGCGACGCCATGTCTCTTGTGGGGGTTCCACCACCTTGAACAGCAACACCTTCCGCATGCCCGTACGCCGTACCGCCGCCGCCGCGACCGTCGCCGCCCTGACCGTCGGCCCCGTGCTCCTCGCGGCCCCGGCGGCACAGGCGACGGGCGGCGAAGGGCGCGCCACCGCCGTCGTCCTGCGGACCGGCCTCGACGTCTCCCTCCTCGACAAGACGGTCGACGTGCCGCTGCGGGTCTCCCTCAACGAGGTCGAGGCGCCGGAGACCGAGAACAAGACGGCGCTCTCCGTGAAGGTGCAGGGGGCCGAGGAGGGCAAGCCGATCGACATCCTCGCCGCCGACGTCGCCACGTCGAAGGCCACCGTGGACGAGGAGAAGGCCGAGGGGTACGTGAACCTCGTCAAGGCCCGGGTCCACGTCCCCGGAATCCCGCTGCTCTCCCTCATCGAGGTCGAGAAGGTGACCTCCAAGGCGCTGTGCGAGGTGGGGAAGAAGCCGGTCGCCGAGTCCAACGTCCTCGGTCACGTCACCGTCTTCGGCAAGAAGACCACCCTCTCCACCGGCGGCCGGACCCAGGTCGCCGTGCCCGGTGTCGGACAGGTGACCCTCGACCTGTCCCGTACGTCCACGACCTCCCGGACGGCGGCGGCGACCGCCCTGGAACTCAAGGTGGAGGTCAACCCGCTGAACCTCGGCGTCGCCGAGGTCGACGGCACCGTGACGCTCGCCGAGGCCACCTGCGAGACGCCCGAAGGCACGGCCCCGACGGAGCCGCCCACGGAGCAGCCGACCGGGAAGCCGACCGAGCAGCCCACCCAGGAGCCCAGCGAGCGGCCCTCGGAGCAGCCCACGCAGCAGCCCTCGGCCGAGCCGAGCGACGCCGGTGGCATCAAGACGAACAACGGCGGCACCACTCCCACCCAGAACCTCGCCGAGACCGGCGGCAGCTCCACCACTCCGTACATCGCGGGCGGGGCGCTCGCTCTCCTCGTGGCAGGCGGCGGCGCACTCGCGCTGACCCGCTCGCGCGCCCGCTCCCGAGGCTGACGGCCCGAGGGGGACGCGCAGGGGGGCGCCTGGGGGCGACCGAGGCTCTGGGGGGAGCCTCGGGAGGGAAGCAGGGGTCCGGGGAGGGCGACGGTGACGACGTCGCCCTCCCCGGACCCCTGTCCGTTCCCGCCCGGCTCAGCCGCCCATCAGCAGGGCCTGGTCGAGGGCCTGGAGGAAGCGGTTCGTCGTGACGCGGTCCCGGACCGCGATCCGCAGCCAGTTCCGGTCGAGCCCCGGGAAGGTGTCGCCCCGGCGGGCCGCGAAGCCCAGCGACCGCAGCCGCTCCCGGATCGCGTCCGCCCCGTCGATCCGCAGCAGCACGAACGGGCCCTCCGACCCCTCCACCGTCCGCACCTCGTCGAACTCCGCGAGCCCGGCGAGCAGATGGGCCCGCTCGACCCCGATCCGGTGCGCCGCGTGCTCGGCCTCCGCGAGCGCCGCCCGCGACATGCACGCCTCCGCCGCCACCAGGGCCGGCGTCGACACCGGCCACAGCGGCTGCGTCCGCTCCAGGGCCGCGATCGTCGCCGGCTCGGCCAGCACGTACCCGATCCGCAGCCCGGCGAGCCCCCACGTCTTGGTGAGGCTGCGCAGCACCACGAGCCCCGGCACATCGGTCCGCCCGGCCAGTGACTCGCGCTCGCCCGGCACCGCGTCCAGGAACGCCTCGTCGACCACCAGCGTCCGCCACGGTCTCGCGAGCGCCGCGATCGAGGCGGCGGGGTGCAGCACGGACGTGGGGTTCGTGGGGTTCCCGATCACCACCAGGTCCGCGTCCTCGGGGACCGCCGCCGGATCCAGCCGGAAGCCGTCCTCCTCGCGCAGCAGCACCCGGCCCACCTCGTGGCCGACATCGCGCAGCGCCGCCTCCGGCTCGGTGAACTGCGGATGCACGACGACGGGCCGCCGCACCGGAAGCGCCCGCGCGAGCAGCACGAAGGCCTCCGCCGCGCCTGCCGTGAGCAGGACCCGGTTCGAGGGCAGATCGTGCCGCTCGGCCACGGCCGCCCGCGCGGCCCGGCCGTCGGGATAGGCGGCGAGTCCGGTCAGGGAGTCGGCGATCCGCTCCCGCAGCCAGTCCGGTGGGGTGTTCGTCCGGACGTTGACCGCCAGATCGATGAGTTTCTCGTCCCGTACCTCGGCGTCACCGTGGTGGCGCAGGTCGTGGGCGTCGGTATGCAGATGCATGTCCATGGCCGCCGTCGTGTGGGGGGTGGGGATGGTGGGGGGTGAGCCAGGCTCGCCAGCGATGTACCCGTGAGTTCGGGGCAACAACCGTACGCCTGGGGCGTCTTCGTTCGGACGAACCGGGACGGAAGCGGCGAGAGCGCACGTTACGCGCCGGGATTTCCGCTTCGGTACGAGCAGCACGACCGAGCTGCCCCCGCCCGCCGCGAGCAGCGCCGCAGCCTCCGCCACCGACGCCGTGCCCGTCGCGGCCAGCGGCAGCTCCGACGGATGCGGTACGGGCACGGCCGCGAGCTCCTCCGCCGTGAACGCCCGCAGCGGGACGCCGAGCGCCTCCGCCGCCCCCGTGACGCCCGGCTCCGCCGCCCGCGCGTCGAGCGTGGCGAGCGTACGGACGGCCGCACGCGTCAGCCCCGCCTCCCGCAGAACCGACTCGACCAGGGCGAGGACCTCGTCCACAGGGACGCCGGCCCGGGCGCCGACACCGAGGTGCGCGGACGCCACCCCATCCGATACCAAAGGCCCATGGCTGTAGTCGTCGCGCTCGGCGCGTTCCTCATGACGCTCTTCGGCGGCTGGGTCGCGGGACGCGTCACCGACCGGCGCCACCTCGTCCTCGGCCTCGCCGGCGGACTCATGCTCGGCGTCGTCGGACTCGACCTGCTGCCCGAGGCCCTGGAGGCGGCGGGCGACGAGGTCTTCGGAGTCCCGGAGGCGCTGCTGCTCTTCGTCGGCGGCTTCCTCCTCGCCCATGTCGTGGAGCGACTCCTCGCCGTACGCCGGGCCGCACACGGCGTCGCGGCCGACGAGAGGGTCCCGCAGGTCGGCATGACGGCGGCGGCCGCGATGGTCGGTCACAGCCTCATGGACGGCATCGCGCTGGGCGCGGCCTTCCAGGTCGGCGGCGGCATGGGGGCCACCGTCGCCGTCGCCGTCATCACCCATGACTTCGCCGACGGCTTCAACACGTACACGATCACCAGCCTCTACGGGAACGCCCGCCGCAAGGCCATCGGCATGCTCGTCGCCGACGCCCTCGCGCCGCTGGTCGGCGCCGCCTCCACCCTGCTGTTCACCCTTCCGGTGGAACTTCTCGGCAGCTATCTGGGGTTCTTCGGCGGCGCCCTGCTCTACCTCGCCGCCGCCGAGATCCTGCCGGAGGCCCACCACGACCACCCCGCCCGCTCCACCCTGCTGTGCACGGTGGGGGGCGTCGGCTTCATCTGGCTCGTGGTGGGCGTCTCCGGCGGCTGAGCTCACGTGCAGTGCTCCACGAAACGCGCGGCGGCCTCCGGGGATCCCGCCCAGTGGGTGTGGACATAGCTGGCGTGCACCCCGCCCTGCACGAAGCCCTCGACGCGACGCTCGGGCTGCCGCAGCCCCCACGCGGCCCGCGCCCCGGCGCCCGGCTCGATGACGGTCCGGTGGAACTCGTGCCCCCGCATCCGCGCCCCGGCGGGCGCGAGCACGCTGTCGTTCACGGCGACGGCGTCCCGGTAACCGAGGGTGAGCCGCTCGGACATCCGCGCGTCAGCGTCGAGCACCCCGCACATGGGGTTGCCGTCGAGCGACCGCGCGAGATACAGCAGCCCGGCGCACTCGGCGGCGATGGGAGCGCCCGAGGCCGCGAGCGCGGCGACGGCCTTCCGCAACGGCTCGTTGGCGGACAGCTGCTCGCCGTACATCTCGGGGAACCCGCCACCTATGACGAGCCCGCGCGTCCCCTCGGGAAGACTCTCGTCCCGCAACGGATCAAAGGTCACGACCTCGGCCCCGGCAGCGGTGAGCAACTCGGCATGCTCGGCATAGGAGAACGTGAACGCAGCACCCCCGGCGACGGCGACGACCGGCCCCGTTGTGGTCCGCGCCCCGCCCGTTGTGGGCATGCGTCCCGCCGGGGCGGGACGGGTGGGCACAACGGGACCACCGGCGTGCAGCCGCTCCCCGACCTCAGGCACCCACGGCTCGGCGTGCAGTTCCGGCGCCGACCTCGCAAGGGCCAGCAGCCCTTCCAGATCGCACCCGGCAAGAACCTGCTCCGCCTGCGCGGCCACCGCCTCCACCGCAGCCGCCTGCCGCTCGGCAACAGGCACCAAGCCCAGGTGCCGCGAAGGCGTCGCAACGGCAGGAGCCCGCCGCAACACACCCAGCACCGGCACCCCCGACTCCCCGAGCGCCTCCCGCAACAAGTGCTCGTGCCGATCCGTCGCGACCTTGTTCAGGATCACGCCCCCGATCCGCACCTCCGGATCCCACGACGCGAACCCGTGCACGAGCGCCGCCACCGACCGCGACTGCGACGACGCGTCGACGACCAGCACCACCGGCGCCTTGAGCAGCTTCGACACCTGCGCGGTGGAGGCGAGTTCGCCCTGGTCGGCGGCCCCGTCGTACAGGCCCATGACACCCTCGACGACCGCCAGGTCGCACCCGCGCGCCCCGTGCTCGAAGAGCGGCGCGATCAGCCCCGTACCGCACATGTACGCGTCGAGGTTGCGGCCCGGCCGCCCCGTGGCGAGCGCGTGGTAGCCGGGGTCGATGTAGTCCGGTCCGACCTTGTGCGGCGAGACCGCCAGACCACGGCCGGCGAACGCGGCCATCAGACCGGTCGCGACCGTGGTCTTGCCCGCGCCCGACGAAGGCGCGGCGATGACGAGACGTGCTACCACTCGATGCCCCGCTGGCCCTTCTGACCGGCGTCCATCGGGTGCTTGACCTTGGACATGTCGGTGACGAGATCCGCGAAGTCGACGAGCTCCTGCGGGGCGTTGCGGCCGGTGATGACGACGTGCTGCTGCCCGGGACGGTCGCGCAGCACCTGGACGACCTCCTTGACGTCGATCCAGCCCCAGTGCAGCAGGTACGCGAACTCGTCGAGGACGTAGAAGGTGTACTTCTCCTCGGCGAGGTCCCGCTTGACCTGCTCCCAGCCCTCGCGGGCCTTCTCCTCGTGCGACTGCTCGCCCTCGGCGACCTCGCGCTGGATCCAGGACCAGCCCTCACCCATCTTGTTCCAGGTGACGGTGCCGCCCTTGCCGGTCTCGCCGAGCGCCTTGAGGGCGTTCTCCTCGCCGACCCTCCACTTGGCGGACTTGACGAACTGGAACACCCCGATCGGCCAGCCCTGGTTCCAGGCGCGCAGCGCCATGCCGAACGCGGCGGTCGACTTCCCCTTGCCGACGCCCGTGTGCACCATCACCAGTGCGCGGTTGCGGCGCTGGCGGGTGGTGAGACCGTCGTCGGGAACGACGGTCGGCTGTCCCTGCGGCATTAAGCGGCCCTCCATGCTGTCTGCGGTGTCTGTCCTGCTGCCTGTACGTCCCTGACGAGGCCGGCGATCGAGTCGGCGCGCAGCTCGTCCAGGGTGACGGCGGTGCCGCCGAGTTCACGGGCGAGTTCACGGGCGAGCCCGAGCCGCACCGGCCCGGTCTCGCAGTCCACGACGACGGAGGCGGTGCCGTCGGCGGCGTGCAGCCGCGCCGCGCGGGCGGCGAGCGCCACCGGGTCGGCGCCGCCGCCGGTGGCCCGCCCGTCGGTGACGACGACGAGCAGCGGGCGGCGCGAGGGGTCCCGCAGCCGCTCGACGCGCAGGACGTCATGGGCCTTGAGGAGACCGGCCGACAGCGGGGTGCGGCCACCGGTCGGGAGCTTCTCCAGCCGGGCGGCGGCCGCGTCGACGGACGAGGTCGGCGGCAGCGCGACCTCGGCGCCGCGGCCCCGGAAGGTGATGAGGCCGACCTTGTCGCGCCGCTGGTAGGCGTCGAGCAGGAGCGAGAGCACCGCTCCCTTCACGGCGCTCATCCGCTGCCGGGCCGCCATCGAACCGGAGGCGTCGACGGCGAAGAGCACCAGGTTCCCCTCGCGCCCCTCCCGGGTCGCCTGCCGCAGGTCGTCCCGGCGGACGACCAGGCCGGGCCCGCTCCGGCCACGGGCCTTCTGGTGCGGGGCGGCGGCCTGCACGGTGGCCGCCAGGTGCAGCTTGGTCAGCGCGCCCCGGGGGCGTACGGATCCGGTGGTACGGCCGTGCTCGGTACGGGCCCGGGAGCGGCGCCCGGCCGCGCCCTCGCCCAGACCGGGAACGCTGAGCATCTTCGTACGGAAGGGCTCGGAGGCGGCGACGGCGGCGCGCTCACCGGAACCGGCGCCCTGCGGGGCGGGTTCGGGCGAAGGCGCGGGCGGGGACGTCTCCTCGGGCGCGGACGTCTCCTCGGGAGCGGGCGAGTTCTCGGCGGCGGGCCCGTCGCCCTGCGGCGGAACACCCCCACCGGGTCCGCCGTCCCCGGGACCACCGTCCCCGGGACCACCGTCACCGGGCCCGTCGGGCTCGGGGTCCTCGTCCGGGTCGACCTCCGGCTCCTGGTCCTGGTCCTGGCCCTTGAACTCCTCCAGGGTCTCGTCGAGTTTGTCCTCGTCGAGGCCGGGAGCGTCGAAGGGGGAGCGGCGCCGCCGGTGCGGGAGGGCGAGGAGGGCGGCCTGCCGTACGTCCTCGGAGGTGACCTCGGTGCGGCCGGCCCAGGCGGCCAGCGCGGTCGCGGTGCGGGCCATGACGAGGTCGGCGCGCATGCCGTCGACCTCGAAGGCGGCGCAGGTGGCGGCGATCTGGAGCAGCACGGCGTCGCCGAGCTTCACCTGGGGCAGCAACGCCCGTGCGGTGACGATCCGTTCGCGCAGCGCGGCCTCGTCCCCGGCCCAGCGGTCGGCGAAGGCGGCGGGGTCGTCCTCGAAGGCGAGCCGCCGCCGGACGACCTCGACGCGCTGCTGCGGGTCGCGCGACGCGGCGACCTCCACGGTCAGCCCGAACCGGTCGAGGAGCTGGGGCCGCAGCTCGCCCTCCTCGGGGTTCATCGTGCCGACGAGCAGGAACCGGGCGGCGTGCCGCACGGAGACGCCTTCGCGCTCGACGTACGAGGAGCCCATGGCGGCGGCGTCGAGGAGGAGGTCGATGAGGTGGTCGTGGAGCAGGTTGACCTCGTCGACGTACAGGATGCCGCGGTGCGCGTCGGCGAGGAGCCCGGGCTCGAAGGCCTTCACGCCGTCGGCGAGCGCCTTCTCGATGTCGAGCGCGCCGACGAGCCGGTCCTCGGAGGCGCCGACGGGCAGCTCGACCATCCGCGCGGCGCGTTCGGCACCGGCGCCTGCCTCGTGCGGCCCGTCCGGGCAGCCGGGGTCGGGCGAGACCGGATCACAGCTGAACCGGCAGCCGGCGACGACCGGCACGGCGGGGAGCAGCTCGGCGAGCGCCCGCACGGCCGTGGACTTGGCGGTCCCCTTCTCCCCCCGGACGAGCACACCGCCCACGGCCGGGCTGACGGCATTGAGCAGCAGCGCGAGCCGCAGGTCGTCCATACCGACGACGGCGGTGAACGGGTACCGGGTGCTCATCGGTCGGTCACTCCTTCAACTCGTTGATGTTCGGCGGTCGTCATGCTCACGGCGCACCCGGCGGCACGAACGGCAGCCCCGCCGGGGCCCCCTCCTCGATCAGCCGCAGCAGCGCGTCCGTGTCCGCGTGCTCCTCGATCAGGTCGCCGAGCCGGTCGAGCTGCTCCTCCCGCAGCGCCCCGAACGACGTGTCGGGAGCCGGCACGAACCGCCGCCCGGCCGCCGCCGCGACCTCCCGCAGGAAGGCCCGCCGGAACCCGTCGCTCTCCAGGGAGCCGTGCCAGTGCGTGCCCCACACGGAGCCGACCCGGCACCCGTCCAAGAACGACTCCCCACCGTCCACCGACGCGACGCCGTGGTGGATCTCGTACCCCTCGACCCGCTCCCCGAGTGCCTCGCCGACGGGCCGCGCCAGGGTCTTCTCGCGCGCGAACCGCACCCGTACGGGCAGCAGCCCGAGCCCGTCGACGGTCCCGGCCTTCGACTCGACCTCGTCCTCGATGTGCTCGCCGAGCACCTGGTAGCCGCCGCAGATCCCGAGCACCGGCCGCCCCTCGGCGGCCCGCCGGGCCAGCGCGTCCGCGAGGCCGCGCTCCCGCAGCCACGCCAGCGCCTTGACCGTCCCCCGGGTGCCCGGCACGACGACCAGGTCCGCGTCGACGAGTTCCTCGGCCCGGTCCACGAACCGGACGACGACGCCCGGCTCGGCGGCCAGCGCGTCCACGTCCGTGAAGTTCGACATCAGGGGTACGGCGCAGACCGCGACCCGCAGCACGTCCTCGCCGAACGGCGGCGCGACGACCGACTCGCGCACCGCGCCGCGCAGCGAGACCCGGAGCCCGTCCTCCTCGTCGATGCCGAGCCCGTGGGCGTACGGCAGGACGCCGAAGGTCCGTCTCCCGGTCAGCCCGTGGAGCATGTCGAGGCCGGGTTCGAGGAGGGTCACGTCACCCCGGAACTTGTTCACGAGGTAGCCGGCCACCAGCGACTGGTCCTCGGGGCTCAGCAGCGCCGTCGTCCCGAAGAACTGGGCGAAGACCCCGCCCCGGTCGATGTCGCCGACCACGACCACCGGCAGCCGCGCGGCCCGCGCGATGCCCATGTTCACGATGTCCGTGCGCCGCAGGTTGATCTCGGCCGGACTGCCCGCCCCCTCGCAGATCACGGCGTCGTACATGCCCCGGAGTTCCTCCAGGCACGCCATCACCGGCTCGAAGAGTTCCTTCTGCCGCCCCCCGTGGTAGCCGCGGGCGGACAGCTCGCCCACCGGCTTGCCCATCAGGACGACCTGGCTGGAGCGGTCGCTGCCCGGCTTGAGCAGCACCGGGTTCATCAGGGCGGTCGGCTCCACCCGCGCGGCCTGCGCCTGCATGGCCTGGGCGCGGCCGATCTCGGCGCCCTCGCGGGTCACGAAGGAGTTGAGGGACATGTTCTGCCCCTTGAACGGCGCCACCTTCAGGCCCTTGCGGACCAGCCAGCGGCAGATGCCGGCCGTCACGACGCTCTTGCCGGCGTCGGACGTGGTCCCGGCGACGAGCAGCCCCCCACCCCTCATGCGTTCCTCCGCTTCAGCGCGCTCACGATGGTCCGGCCGCCCACGCAGGCGGCCAGGGTCAGTCCGGTGATCCGGCGGGAGAGCCGGACCGCCCGGTCGATGTCGGCCACCTCGACGGCCCGCCCGGTCCCGTTGAGCACGGGCCGGTGCTCGACCCGTCCGGCGTACGACAGGGTGCCCCCGAGGCGTACGCCGAGGGCGCCCGCGAAGGAGGCCTCGACGGGGCCCGCGTTGGGGCTGGGGTGCTTCGCCGCGTCGGTTCGCCAGGCGTTGAGCGCACCGCGCGGGTTTCCGCCGGCGACGGTCGCGAGGACGGCCGTCAGCCGGGCCCCGGGCCAGCCGGCCACGTCGTCGAGCCGGGCCGAGGCCCAGCCGAAGCGGCGGTGGCGCGGCGACTTGTGGCCGACCATCGCGTCGAGGGTGTTGACGGCCCGGAAGCCGACGAGGCCGGGTACGCCCGCGACCGCGCCCCAGAAGAGGGCGCCGACCACGGCGTCGGAGGTGTTCTCGGCGACCGATTCGACGACCGCGCGGGCCATCGCGGGTCCGTCCAGGGACTGCGGGTCGCGCCCGCAGAGATGCGGCAGCCGCTCCCGGGCGACGTCCAGGTCCCCGGCGGCGAGCGCGCCGCCGATCGCGCGGGCCTCCCGGCCCAGGGTCGTACCGCCGACGACCGCCCACACGGAGGCGGCGGTCAGGGCGACGGCGGCGGCCGGCCGGTTCCGTACGGCCCGGGCGGCGAGCGCTCCGAGGGCGACGGTGGAGCCGGCGCAGACGGCGGTGTGCAGGGCACCCCAGCCGCGGTGGTCGTGGTGGAGGCGGTTCTCGACCGCGGCGGCCGCCCGGCCGAACGCGGCGACGGGATGTCCGCGGCGTGGATCGCCGACGAGCAGATCGACGGCGAGACCCGCGGCCGCTCCGTACGCGAATCCGTCCGGGGACAGGCGGCTGGTACTGCTGCGGCCGGGCATGGCGCATGTCCTCACTCAGGGTCCGCGCCCTGGATCGACGTGACCGGCGGCGAGAGTTCCTGGCTCCCGGACCCTTCGGATCCGGTCACAGTGGCGGGACCGCGCCGGATTCGCACCGGACTTCCTCTACTGCCGCCGTAATGGCCTCGGCAGTCCACCACGGCCCGAGAACACCCGTCAACTCACTCTTGACCTGCACCGGGTCACTGTGCGAAGCACCACAAACACGGCGGCGGGGCGGTCCGCACCCCGAAGGTACGGACCGCCCCGCCGGTCACGCTCGGACCGTCAGACGACGATCAGGTAGATGCCGTACGCCACGGCCGAGAGGCACAGGGCGAAGCAGGCGTAGGCGCCGGTGCGGGCCAGGGTGGCGGAGCCTCCCTGGGCGGCGGCCTGCTCCTGCTTGGAGAGGCCGATGATGCCGAGGGTGAAGAGGCCCACCAGGGCGACGGTCGCCACGAGGCTGACTCCGAAGACGGAGCCGAGAGCTGCCCAGTCGATCTTCATGTCGTTCGTTCC is a window encoding:
- a CDS encoding cobyrinate a,c-diamide synthase, with protein sequence MVARLVIAAPSSGAGKTTVATGLMAAFAGRGLAVSPHKVGPDYIDPGYHALATGRPGRNLDAYMCGTGLIAPLFEHGARGCDLAVVEGVMGLYDGAADQGELASTAQVSKLLKAPVVLVVDASSQSRSVAALVHGFASWDPEVRIGGVILNKVATDRHEHLLREALGESGVPVLGVLRRAPAVATPSRHLGLVPVAERQAAAVEAVAAQAEQVLAGCDLEGLLALARSAPELHAEPWVPEVGERLHAGGPVVPTRPAPAGRMPTTGGARTTTGPVVAVAGGAAFTFSYAEHAELLTAAGAEVVTFDPLRDESLPEGTRGLVIGGGFPEMYGEQLSANEPLRKAVAALAASGAPIAAECAGLLYLARSLDGNPMCGVLDADARMSERLTLGYRDAVAVNDSVLAPAGARMRGHEFHRTVIEPGAGARAAWGLRQPERRVEGFVQGGVHASYVHTHWAGSPEAAARFVEHCT
- a CDS encoding SCO1860 family LAETG-anchored protein; its protein translation is MNSNTFRMPVRRTAAAATVAALTVGPVLLAAPAAQATGGEGRATAVVLRTGLDVSLLDKTVDVPLRVSLNEVEAPETENKTALSVKVQGAEEGKPIDILAADVATSKATVDEEKAEGYVNLVKARVHVPGIPLLSLIEVEKVTSKALCEVGKKPVAESNVLGHVTVFGKKTTLSTGGRTQVAVPGVGQVTLDLSRTSTTSRTAAATALELKVEVNPLNLGVAEVDGTVTLAEATCETPEGTAPTEPPTEQPTGKPTEQPTQEPSERPSEQPTQQPSAEPSDAGGIKTNNGGTTPTQNLAETGGSSTTPYIAGGALALLVAGGGALALTRSRARSRG
- the cobO gene encoding cob(I)yrinic acid a,c-diamide adenosyltransferase, which produces MPQGQPTVVPDDGLTTRQRRNRALVMVHTGVGKGKSTAAFGMALRAWNQGWPIGVFQFVKSAKWRVGEENALKALGETGKGGTVTWNKMGEGWSWIQREVAEGEQSHEEKAREGWEQVKRDLAEEKYTFYVLDEFAYLLHWGWIDVKEVVQVLRDRPGQQHVVITGRNAPQELVDFADLVTDMSKVKHPMDAGQKGQRGIEW
- a CDS encoding ZIP family metal transporter, whose amino-acid sequence is MAVVVALGAFLMTLFGGWVAGRVTDRRHLVLGLAGGLMLGVVGLDLLPEALEAAGDEVFGVPEALLLFVGGFLLAHVVERLLAVRRAAHGVAADERVPQVGMTAAAAMVGHSLMDGIALGAAFQVGGGMGATVAVAVITHDFADGFNTYTITSLYGNARRKAIGMLVADALAPLVGAASTLLFTLPVELLGSYLGFFGGALLYLAAAEILPEAHHDHPARSTLLCTVGGVGFIWLVVGVSGG
- a CDS encoding putative cobaltochelatase — encoded protein: MSTRYPFTAVVGMDDLRLALLLNAVSPAVGGVLVRGEKGTAKSTAVRALAELLPAVPVVAGCRFSCDPVSPDPGCPDGPHEAGAGAERAARMVELPVGASEDRLVGALDIEKALADGVKAFEPGLLADAHRGILYVDEVNLLHDHLIDLLLDAAAMGSSYVEREGVSVRHAARFLLVGTMNPEEGELRPQLLDRFGLTVEVAASRDPQQRVEVVRRRLAFEDDPAAFADRWAGDEAALRERIVTARALLPQVKLGDAVLLQIAATCAAFEVDGMRADLVMARTATALAAWAGRTEVTSEDVRQAALLALPHRRRRSPFDAPGLDEDKLDETLEEFKGQDQDQEPEVDPDEDPEPDGPGDGGPGDGGPGDGGPGGGVPPQGDGPAAENSPAPEETSAPEETSPPAPSPEPAPQGAGSGERAAVAASEPFRTKMLSVPGLGEGAAGRRSRARTEHGRTTGSVRPRGALTKLHLAATVQAAAPHQKARGRSGPGLVVRRDDLRQATREGREGNLVLFAVDASGSMAARQRMSAVKGAVLSLLLDAYQRRDKVGLITFRGRGAEVALPPTSSVDAAAARLEKLPTGGRTPLSAGLLKAHDVLRVERLRDPSRRPLLVVVTDGRATGGGADPVALAARAARLHAADGTASVVVDCETGPVRLGLARELARELGGTAVTLDELRADSIAGLVRDVQAAGQTPQTAWRAA
- a CDS encoding siderophore-interacting protein, encoding MGHGWQGAVLKLMRGKDFTFTVTGAEQVTEDYRRVHFTDGGLLAAAGVHPTMWVRIWFENAGKPHQRAYTLVDPDQEGGTFSLEFALHDGVASRWARTCAPGDTVEATLQGTGFDAPEPRPGRLLVVGDPASLPAVNSLLDALPGVPATVWFETQHASDEELPVRLDPEHHELRRVPRRNDGADLVARVKAELPGLADSDPYVWIACDTATTRTLATYARKELALPKERVHALGYWRAS
- the cobC gene encoding Rv2231c family pyridoxal phosphate-dependent protein CobC, yielding MASAHLGVGARAGVPVDEVLALVESVLREAGLTRAAVRTLATLDARAAEPGVTGAAEALGVPLRAFTAEELAAVPVPHPSELPLAATGTASVAEAAALLAAGGGSSVVLLVPKRKSRRVTCALAASVPVRPNEDAPGVRLLPRTHGYIAGEPGSPPTIPTPHTTAAMDMHLHTDAHDLRHHGDAEVRDEKLIDLAVNVRTNTPPDWLRERIADSLTGLAAYPDGRAARAAVAERHDLPSNRVLLTAGAAEAFVLLARALPVRRPVVVHPQFTEPEAALRDVGHEVGRVLLREEDGFRLDPAAVPEDADLVVIGNPTNPTSVLHPAASIAALARPWRTLVVDEAFLDAVPGERESLAGRTDVPGLVVLRSLTKTWGLAGLRIGYVLAEPATIAALERTQPLWPVSTPALVAAEACMSRAALAEAEHAAHRIGVERAHLLAGLAEFDEVRTVEGSEGPFVLLRIDGADAIRERLRSLGFAARRGDTFPGLDRNWLRIAVRDRVTTNRFLQALDQALLMGG